A window from Roseburia sp. 499 encodes these proteins:
- a CDS encoding DUF1062 domain-containing protein: MSCLRKSEYRIEPTESYRILRNCSGCGEKRSYVNTGNFRVNANGRRIDVWLIYQCEKCKHTYNLTIMERVRPEEIPEETYKKFLANDKELAFQYGLDHMLMNRNRAEIERDKITYHICREEDCGDEIESLSGECVVVSNPYEVKVRADKLLAEIFEVSRSKVRQMEKEGEVSQLPKYVGKEMEVQCQKIN, encoded by the coding sequence ATGAGCTGTTTAAGAAAAAGTGAATATAGAATAGAGCCAACAGAGTCTTATCGGATTCTCCGGAATTGTTCCGGATGTGGCGAGAAACGAAGTTATGTAAACACCGGAAATTTTCGAGTGAATGCCAATGGAAGGCGAATTGACGTATGGTTGATTTATCAATGTGAAAAATGTAAGCATACATACAATCTTACTATCATGGAACGTGTGAGACCGGAGGAAATTCCGGAGGAAACGTATAAAAAATTTCTGGCAAATGACAAGGAACTTGCCTTTCAATATGGATTAGATCATATGCTGATGAATCGAAACAGGGCAGAAATTGAAAGAGACAAGATTACATATCATATTTGTAGAGAAGAAGATTGCGGTGACGAAATAGAGTCTTTATCAGGAGAGTGTGTTGTAGTTTCAAATCCTTATGAAGTAAAAGTACGGGCAGATAAATTACTTGCAGAGATTTTTGAGGTGTCAAGAAGTAAAGTACGTCAGATGGAAAAGGAAGGGGAAGTAAGTCAATTGCCGAAGTATGTTGGAAAAGAAATGGAAGTACAGTGTCAAAAAATAAATTGA
- a CDS encoding IS1634 family transposase produces the protein MYICITGSKNNKDVYIKQSYRKDNGKTSSRIYKKLGKYNDLLEQFSGDEKEMMAWAKKEAEKETNLFNQRKEKVSVSFSPLSRIPLEEDRFFNVGYLFLQQLCSELRLDNICRNIRTRHKFNYDFHAILTDLIYARILSPSSKLSSYSYCQSLLEPPKYSLQNLYRALSVIAQESDFIQEELYKNSNFIHPRNQRILYYDCTNYYFEIEEEDSIKKYGKSKENRPNPIVTMGLFMDADGIPLAFDIFPGNQNEQTTLKPLEKKILQDFNCSDFIFCSDAGLGSADNRRFNSIGNRSYIITHSLKKMKKEDRDIAMNPTQFRKTGTTSFVDLRTLDETDEEVFNSIYYKEVPVVTGDMDETLIVTYSPKYKAYQRKVRARQIERAEKLIASPGSKRKGKNQNDPMRFVKKTLVTTDGEIAENQVYGLDEDLIRKEELYDGFYAVITNLEGDINEIIKINKQRWEIEENFRIMKTEFEARPVYVRRDDRIKAHFMTCYISLLLYRLLEKKLESDFTCSQILETLRNMNVTLLSKDGGYIPSYKRTKLTDALHNAFGFRTDFEFLSKAFMRTIIKQTKQIK, from the coding sequence ATGTATATATGTATTACTGGCAGCAAAAATAACAAAGATGTTTATATCAAACAATCTTACCGCAAAGATAATGGAAAGACTTCTTCCCGCATCTATAAGAAACTCGGAAAATACAACGATCTTTTAGAACAGTTTTCTGGAGACGAAAAAGAAATGATGGCATGGGCTAAAAAGGAAGCCGAAAAAGAAACAAATCTTTTTAATCAGAGAAAAGAGAAAGTGTCCGTTTCTTTTTCACCTCTTTCACGCATTCCATTGGAGGAAGATAGATTTTTTAATGTCGGATATCTGTTTTTACAGCAGCTCTGTAGCGAATTAAGACTGGATAACATCTGCAGAAACATTCGTACCCGCCATAAATTCAACTATGATTTTCATGCCATCCTTACAGATTTGATTTATGCCAGAATTCTTTCCCCATCCAGTAAACTGAGCAGCTATTCTTACTGCCAATCTCTCCTGGAACCACCAAAATATTCTCTTCAAAATCTGTATCGCGCACTCTCTGTTATTGCACAGGAATCCGATTTCATACAAGAAGAGCTCTACAAGAACTCTAACTTCATACATCCAAGAAATCAACGTATCCTCTATTATGACTGCACGAATTACTACTTTGAAATTGAAGAAGAAGACAGCATCAAAAAGTATGGAAAAAGCAAAGAAAACCGTCCAAACCCGATTGTTACTATGGGCTTGTTTATGGATGCAGATGGCATTCCTTTAGCCTTTGACATTTTTCCTGGAAATCAGAATGAGCAGACAACATTAAAACCATTAGAGAAAAAGATTCTTCAGGATTTTAACTGCAGCGATTTTATCTTTTGTTCCGATGCGGGTCTCGGCAGTGCAGACAACCGACGTTTTAACAGCATTGGAAATCGTTCATACATCATCACACACTCTTTGAAAAAAATGAAAAAAGAGGATCGTGATATTGCCATGAATCCAACACAGTTCCGAAAAACAGGAACAACTTCATTTGTTGATCTTCGCACTTTGGATGAAACAGACGAAGAGGTCTTCAACTCTATCTATTACAAGGAAGTTCCCGTTGTTACAGGAGACATGGATGAGACCCTCATTGTCACCTACTCTCCTAAATATAAGGCATATCAGAGAAAAGTACGTGCCCGTCAGATTGAACGTGCCGAAAAGCTTATTGCCTCTCCGGGTTCAAAGCGAAAAGGAAAAAATCAAAACGACCCTATGCGCTTTGTCAAAAAGACATTAGTCACTACTGATGGCGAGATTGCTGAAAATCAGGTCTATGGGCTTGATGAAGATTTGATTCGAAAAGAAGAGCTATATGATGGCTTCTATGCTGTTATCACAAATCTTGAAGGAGATATCAATGAGATTATAAAGATCAACAAACAACGCTGGGAGATTGAAGAAAACTTCCGTATTATGAAGACGGAATTCGAAGCACGGCCTGTGTACGTTAGAAGAGATGACCGTATCAAGGCTCATTTTATGACATGTTATATCAGCCTGCTTCTCTATCGTCTGCTTGAGAAAAAACTTGAATCAGACTTCACCTGCAGCCAGATATTGGAAACCTTAAGAAATATGAATGTGACACTGTTGTCAAAAGACGGTGGATATATACCATCGTATAAACGCACAAAACTTACCGATGCTTTACACAATGCATTCGGATTTAGGACAGACTTTGAATTCCTCTCAAAAGCTTTCATGCGAACCATCATAAAACAAACAAAACAGATTAAATAG
- a CDS encoding cation:proton antiporter, translating to MLLSISLILLVGMLAGWLCTKLKLPSLLGMIVTGILLGPYMMNCIDSSILNISSELRKIALVIILIRAGLTLNIDDLKKVGRSAIMMCFVPAVFEILGMVILAPRLLGISLLEAAIMGTVIAAVSPAVIVPKMIKIIDEGYGVEKGIPQLILAGASGDDVFVVVLFTAFTGLAQGDNISAMSFVNIPISILLGIVVGIIVGFVLAKFFEKVHIRDTAKVLIILSISFILVTIEACINFAITFSALIAIMFIGIAMQKHRNIVAQRLSLKFNKLWVGAEILLFVLVGATVNLNYVAVAGMSAVILIFGVLVFRMIGVFICLLGTKLNRSEKIFCMLSYTPKATVQAAIGGVPLAMGLSCGNIVLAVAVLAILITAPLGAFFIDLTYKKLLVCVDKSK from the coding sequence ATGTTATTAAGTATTTCATTAATTTTGCTTGTAGGTATGTTGGCAGGATGGCTTTGTACGAAACTGAAACTTCCAAGTTTACTAGGAATGATAGTTACAGGTATTCTTTTGGGACCGTATATGATGAATTGTATTGATAGTTCTATATTGAATATCTCATCCGAATTAAGAAAAATTGCATTGGTAATTATACTGATAAGAGCTGGGCTTACTTTGAATATCGATGATCTTAAAAAGGTTGGAAGGTCTGCTATTATGATGTGTTTTGTTCCGGCAGTCTTTGAAATATTGGGTATGGTTATACTTGCACCTAGGCTATTAGGAATTTCTCTTCTTGAAGCGGCGATTATGGGAACAGTAATAGCTGCGGTATCTCCGGCAGTAATTGTTCCTAAGATGATTAAAATTATAGACGAAGGGTACGGAGTAGAAAAGGGGATTCCGCAGTTGATTCTGGCAGGGGCATCAGGAGATGATGTGTTTGTTGTTGTATTATTTACAGCATTTACAGGACTTGCGCAAGGAGACAACATTTCTGCTATGAGCTTTGTAAATATTCCAATATCCATTTTATTAGGAATCGTGGTTGGAATCATAGTAGGATTTGTATTGGCGAAATTTTTTGAAAAGGTACATATTAGAGATACGGCAAAAGTTCTTATTATTCTTAGTATATCATTTATTTTGGTTACTATAGAAGCTTGTATAAATTTTGCAATCACATTTTCTGCACTGATAGCAATTATGTTTATTGGGATAGCCATGCAAAAACATAGAAATATTGTGGCACAGCGTTTGTCTTTGAAATTTAATAAATTGTGGGTAGGGGCAGAGATACTCTTGTTTGTGCTGGTAGGTGCTACCGTAAATCTTAATTATGTAGCGGTAGCAGGAATGTCAGCTGTTATTTTAATATTTGGAGTCTTAGTCTTTAGAATGATTGGGGTTTTTATATGTTTGTTAGGAACAAAATTGAACCGGTCAGAAAAAATATTTTGTATGTTGAGTTATACCCCAAAAGCCACTGTGCAGGCGGCGATAGGAGGTGTGCCACTTGCAATGGGACTAAGCTGTGGAAACATAGTCCTTGCAGTAGCAGTTCTGGCTATTTTGATTACAGCGCCACTTGGTGCATTTTTCATTGATTTAACTTATAAAAAATTGCTAGTATGTGTTGATAAGAGCAAGTAA
- a CDS encoding DMT family transporter: protein MEEIVTKKKQKQAVFFAILAAALYAINAPISKLLLNNVSSAMMAAFLYLGAGIGVFIVQIVQKKRNKEKSEKSLTRKELPYTIGMVVLDIAAPLFLMAGLTMTTSANASLLNNFEIVATSVIALIIFHEKVSKRLWIAIGLVTLASLILSFEDVSSLSFSMGSVLVLLACICWGFENNCTRMLSQKNPIEIVIIKGFCSGTGSLVIALIVGEKFPDWIYIAGVLVLGFFAYGLSIFFYIYAQRYLGAAKTSAYYAVSPFIGVAVSFVMFREAPTVWFVVALVIMVGGTYFASTDDCTL from the coding sequence GTGGAAGAAATCGTAACGAAAAAGAAACAAAAACAAGCAGTGTTTTTTGCAATTTTAGCGGCGGCGTTGTATGCTATTAATGCTCCAATTTCGAAGCTTTTGTTGAATAATGTGTCTTCTGCCATGATGGCAGCATTTCTATATCTCGGAGCAGGAATCGGGGTATTTATCGTTCAAATTGTACAAAAAAAGAGAAATAAAGAGAAAAGCGAAAAGTCTTTGACTAGAAAAGAACTGCCCTATACGATTGGAATGGTGGTATTAGATATTGCAGCACCCTTATTTCTCATGGCAGGGCTTACAATGACTACCTCCGCCAATGCTTCGTTACTTAATAATTTTGAAATTGTAGCAACGTCTGTGATTGCTTTGATAATCTTTCATGAGAAGGTATCCAAACGGTTGTGGATTGCCATTGGGCTAGTGACTTTGGCGAGTTTGATTTTGTCTTTTGAGGATGTTAGTAGTCTGTCTTTTTCTATGGGCTCTGTTCTGGTATTATTAGCATGTATTTGCTGGGGATTTGAAAATAACTGCACTAGAATGTTGTCGCAGAAAAATCCGATTGAGATAGTGATTATTAAGGGATTTTGTTCTGGGACAGGTTCATTGGTAATTGCATTGATAGTTGGGGAAAAGTTCCCGGATTGGATTTATATTGCAGGAGTACTTGTGCTCGGATTTTTTGCATATGGCTTAAGTATCTTTTTCTATATTTATGCACAAAGATATTTAGGAGCAGCAAAAACCAGTGCTTACTATGCGGTTTCACCTTTTATAGGTGTAGCTGTTTCCTTTGTGATGTTTAGAGAAGCACCTACGGTATGGTTCGTAGTGGCATTAGTGATTATGGTGGGTGGTACTTATTTTGCTTCTACGGATGATTGTACTTTATAG
- a CDS encoding Rpn family recombination-promoting nuclease/putative transposase, giving the protein MSAALEDEETCQLVLEIILGGKIPKVKVHAEHSILVNSEFKSVRLDIYASDEMQVNYNLEAQNENEGNLAKRSRFYQAEMDVSSLKPGEDYHNLKPSYVIFICTFDPFGQELYRYTFEERCLERDIALGDGTKKIFLSTKGKNENEVPKELVHSNPLFVYMEK; this is encoded by the coding sequence ATTTCAGCAGCATTAGAAGATGAAGAGACTTGCCAGCTGGTATTGGAAATTATTTTAGGGGGTAAAATACCAAAGGTAAAAGTACATGCAGAGCATAGTATTCTTGTAAATTCTGAATTTAAAAGCGTTCGGCTAGATATTTATGCCAGTGATGAAATGCAGGTGAATTACAATTTAGAAGCTCAGAATGAAAACGAAGGAAATCTGGCAAAACGGAGTCGTTTTTATCAAGCGGAAATGGATGTTTCATCGTTAAAACCAGGGGAAGATTACCATAATTTAAAGCCAAGTTATGTAATTTTTATCTGTACGTTTGACCCTTTTGGACAAGAATTATATCGTTACACTTTCGAGGAACGATGTTTGGAACGGGATATTGCCCTTGGAGATGGAACAAAGAAAATTTTTTTGAGTACCAAGGGGAAAAACGAGAATGAAGTACCAAAGGAACTAGTACATTCGAATCCATTATTCGTTTACATGGAAAAGTAA